DNA from Hippoglossus hippoglossus isolate fHipHip1 chromosome 1, fHipHip1.pri, whole genome shotgun sequence:
TGGGCAGCTACAccggcggcggcagcagcccGCACATCCCCCGGGGAGGACTGTACCCGACCCCGACCGTGGATGCCCAGCAGCAGGAGAGGCATGAGCACCGCAGCTGTCTGAAGCAGATACTCCACAAAATCAGAAGTAAGTCCCTCCAAGTTTTTCAAATTTAATCTTACAGCCCATCAAAAAGTGCATCTGTTATCTTTCGACCACCAACAATTCATGTCTGGACAAAAAGAAACTTAGGGTTACCACCAAAAGAGGACTGCAACAAGTCCAATATGAAGTTGTATTACCACTATTATAACTAGAGATGCAATTTCCTGCAGTTGCACATCACATTTTGTGTAACATATTCATCCATTCATGAATTTTTTAGTGTTAAAAGTGTTGGCTGCTGTAGAGAAAGTTTTGTGCACACAGTTATAATATTTAGTCTCTCTCACTTTGAAAACCAACCTGTGGCCTAATATACAGAGGctataaatcataaaataatatatttttccttcaaaataaacattcaattCAGATGGAGGACGTATCTAATATAAAGGCATTAACTGAACCTGAATAAAATAggtcaaactaaataaattaagaaatataaaaataaatacaaattaaattatacattGTATATCTATCTGTACATACACTGAATAGTGTTTCCTTTGCAGTTCTGTGGGGCACAGAGCTGATGGAGGACAGTGACAGCAGTCGAGAGAGATACCTCAGGAACGTACTGAGGGAGATGCTCACGTATATTGCATTCCTCATCACTATTTGTATATGTAAGTAAGCACTCGACTCTCAAACACCTAAAAAGATGACAGTAAGAATTTATGaattttcagatgtgtttccCAAAGCTCAAAACATAAACTGATTTCTGGATGGTGGtctcaggaaataaaagaagtATGAGTGTTATGTCTTTAGAAAACACTGTTTCCACTTTGTACATTTCATAATCATTATTCCAAAGTTGCAGTTAGACGGATGTCTGATGGTTCACATGTTGCATAATTAGTAACTGCAATTCTTCTTTTGAATTACAGCTGATGTAAACATAGGCTATGGCTATAACATGATTTCGGTGTCTCTTATTCTTAATTGTAAATTCTTCTGAAACCTAAAGCCGAATAAAAAATGGCCCAGGTCATTCTAAGTGTAGACCTGTGCGGTATTAACAAGCTGCAGAAAGGAAACATTCAGTCTGTCATAGGAACATGCACATAATACGCACATTGTGTTGAGTGAAACATCCATAAAGAAATTGCTTGTGCCCGTGAGGTAATTCCTGGACAATTGAACCAAGTGAGTCATAGAAAGCTCTTTAAAATGTGGCACCGAATACGTCTGGGCATCTTTCCTGTTGCCCCAAAAGTCATTTTCCAAACTCAGAACAGTGCGTGCCTCATGGTTTTGGCAGCGGAACATCTCGCTCATGGTTATCAGGGTGCTTGAATTCCAACAAGTTGAGGACAGCATTTTGGATTGGcacaaataattcaaatgagTTTGATGAGAAAATGACTGCGAAAGTCTCTCGTTTCTCTTCTGAAGTGAAAAACACCAAACTGTGGTTGAGGGTGGATCAGGAAATGTTTTCCTGGCGGGCGGGATTGAGGCCCTTACTGCCAGGCAGAGCTGGACTATTAAAACCCTTTCCAGAGCTACTTCATGATGACTACTGTGTGCTACAGGGAATTGTAATGTATAGAATAGACTAAGATAGGTTTCATCTCATTTTGAGTTTATTTCTTGTAAAGTCTTTGCAGGGTCACGATAGATGCAAACacagtgtttcctctcctgttttatttttgtctagTGACTGTTGTATTAGAAATATCAGATTCTACGTACTTTTCCTGATGGTTATGTTTGCTCTGCAGTGACCTATGGGATGGTGAGTGCCAACATGTACTACTATACCAAAGTCATGTCTCAGCTTTTCCTGGACACACCGCTGTCTGCCGGAGACTCTTTCACTTTCAGGCACATCTCAACAATGGATGATTTCtggaaggtaaaaaaaaaacactcatctCTGCTTTGGTATTAATCAGACACACTCAAATCGATTTTAGCTGTAATTTTGAACTATTAAAATAGAATATGCAGTTCACAATTGCGGTTTTCaaggtgcaaacacacaaaaagctaCACAGCCATCACGCAAACTCAAAATGAATCAACATAGACAGACATTTGCAAGTCAAGATAGTAaatacatcacacaaacactgagaacaATTGGAAAATTCAGTATCTATAGCTGCATTAATATATTACATAAAATTCACCAAACAAATGTGATTAATTAGAAGCGAAACCATCCACACTAGCAAAGTAGTTTTCAGTAATAAACCTAAATGGAAGAAAAGATGATGCCAGATATTTTGGAGAACTTGCTTTTTGTCCAGCCTCTTTTGTACCAAAATCCTGACTTTCCTTGAACTTGTAGTTCACAGAGGGGCCATTCCTCAACAGCATGTACTGGGAAGTGTGGTACAACAACAAGAGTCTGCCAGACAATCACAGTCTCATCTACTATGAGAATCTCCTCCTGGGGGTGCCGCGCCTCCGACAGGTCAAAGTCCGCAACGAGTCCTGCTCCATCCACCAGGATCTGAGAGACGAGGTTCAGGACTGCTACAACATGTACACCCCAACCAACGAGGACACCAGCTCCTTTGGCCCCAGGAATAGAACTGCGTACGACCATGATGCTAATTTGAAagaagtggatttaaaaatcaGTACAAATTGATAAAGGATCAGCACAAGCAGAACCTTTTTTCATAATCCTCAGTTATGTTAGAAAACAACTGTGATACTAGAGCTGCTTCCTGATTTCTCTCTTCTTGGTGTCTACCAGGTGGGTCTATACAACAGAGAGTGAGATGAACGACAGCAGTTACTGGGGTCAGGTTTCTAAATACGGAGGCGGAGGATACTACCAAGATCTGTCTCGTACGAAAGCGGAGTCCGTTGTCCAGCTGCAGTTTCTCAAAGACCACCTGTGGTTGGACAGGGGCACCAGAGCCGTCTTCCTCGACTTCTCCGTCTACAATGGAAACATCAACCTCTTCTGTATCGCTAGGTGAGTCGTCACGACACATCCGGTCAAGTCAAGTTTCAAGTTAAATATTTGTCTATTAAAACCCAATATCAAAAATCATAAATTTTGTTTAAGGGGCTTTACATTCTGTACAGCATATGTCACTCCATATCTTCAGACCTTTGATTTCAGTTCgcaaaaaagtcaaaatatagaTTTGAATGTAATCTAGGGCTGTGAGGGACTTGTTATTATTTCTACCTTTCAGATTTATTGACTTGAGATGTGATTACATCGTATGGAATCAACGATAGCACCCAGTAGAAACAATTATTGCAATAATTACAACAACAGAAGCAAAACGTTCTTCAAGGAGGGAGCAAATTTACATTGAACGTTTAGTTCATACGACattaataacaaaaaagaaaaaggcaaaaacagctGCGcttgctgctgtaaatacacaATAGAGCCATTTGTTAGAGCTAAACTGAAGTTTCACTGCAGCCAATAGAGATTATCACTCTCTAAGCACTTTTAGAAAATGCCTACCCCAATTTCCCAGAGCCTAAGTTGACATGATCTGCTGTAAAAACGATCCAAAACCCAAAAGTTTTCATCAGACTAATGCTGAAGAAGCATCCTGAAGGCAGTAAgtgttttagtcatttttacttaataaattaatttaatgatttcaaaaaacttgtgtttaatgcttgtaaaaaaacaacgaatcaacaaaaacataaaaaaaacatttccttccaTTTCACGTATTATAAGTGTTAAAGCTGCAAAttcacaaaaaaggaaaaacaaactaattattACCCGATTCTTGATTTACATTCTGTCTTTGTACTTTATCTTGATGTGTCCCTGCATTAAAACAGCTTGTAGCAATGGTTGTATGAACACTGACGGTTCATATATTCCGGTGGATTTGTCAGATTGCTGGCGGAGTTCCCGGCCACCGGGGGGGTGGTGACCTCCTGGCAGTTCCAAACAGTGCGTCTGATGCGTTACGTGTCCAGCTGGGACTACTTTGTGGCCGTGTGTGAGGTGGCGTTCTGCATCTTCATCCTGTACTacgtggtggaggaggtgctggagaTCCGCATCCACCGGCTGCATTACTTCAAGAGCCTGTGGAACTGTCTGGATGTTCTCATTTTGGTGGTGTGTATCAAGCTCGTATGTGATATTATTAAAGTAATACAGCTGTAATTGTAATAGTCTGACAGTTGTTTGCTGTGTCTGCTCTTTTTCCAGTTGAGTGTTGTTGCCATCATCATGAACATAACCAGAACAGCCATGGTTGGCAGTTGTCTCAAAGGCCTGTTGGAGAAGGACAGTTCTCACCCCAGTTTCCAGCCCTTGGCCAACCTGCAGGTCCAGTTCAACAACGTGGCTGCAGTCATCGTCTTCTTTTCCTGGGTCAAGGTATGAAACTTCACCCACAGTACCATCGCAGAAACATGATGAACTGATACCAACACTAAGGTTTCACATCCTTTCAGATTTTTAAGTTCATCAACTTCAACAAGACCATGAGCCAGCTGTCCAGCACCATGTCGCGCTGTGCCAAGGACCTCGTGGGCTTCGCCATCatgttcttcatcatcttcctgGCCTATGCTCAGCTGGCCTACTTGGTGTTCGGAACCCAAGTCAACGATTTCAGCACGTTCCAAGCCAGCATGTAAGAAGATTCAAAGTATATTCGAGAAACATACAAATACTTCTGACTGCCGATGTTTCTCTAACGCTGTCATGTTTCGCTGTTTGTGTAGTTTTACCCAGTTCCGTATCATCCTGGGAGACTTTGAGTTCTCTGAGATCGAGGAGGCGAACCCAGTGCTTGGACCGATCTACTTCACCACCTTTATCTTCTTTATCTTCTTCATTCTTATGGTGAGCAGGATGAGCAGTGTTGAATTGTTACAGTTTGCCTGTGATGTGAAGTGACGAGGattaattttctcttttctctttctgtgtagAACATGTTCCTGGCCATCATCAATGACTCCTACTCTGAGGTGAAGGCTGACATGTCCCAGCAGAGGTCCGAGATGGAGATGACGGACCTCATCAAGAAGGTATTGAACTACATGTATCCTTTATTGTGGCCCAGCAGATTTACATTAAATCAATATTAGCTATCAATGACAGTTATGTGAAGGATCATTACACCTGAAATTGCCATTTAAAAAATTTCTAGTATCTAGTTGTATCTACAAATCAGAAAATATCAGGGTTTTCTTCTGGAAATTTGCAGCTGGAGTTACAAGATGTTTACTCTGAAGCTTGATGTATTTCATGATAGCAAAATAATCTTCTGATGTTAACAGGCTCCTTGACATGAGTTGTGGCTGTTAAACAAATAGACAGTTGTAAGAGAAACCTATTTAAGTCTGTGGTCGTCAATCTAAAACTGTCCCTTTGCACTGAGGCAGGTCCAGTGGCAGCAAGTTTAGAGCTTCTGCAACCAGAGACATATTCATATATGCCGTGAATGGCAGCCATGACCCACTTCTACACAACCAATCAGAATACCACATGAAGTGATGCAGAATTCACTGGTTTGACTTCACTGGTTTGACACAAATCAAAAAGAtggatggaaaaagaaaaacacacacacacagaattaaatttaattaattttattagATCCATTTCACAAAGTGTTGACTTAAATAAACTTGcatgattgttgttgttgcttaGTTTAAAGACAACccttaaataaatattgtaaaagaCTCCACCAAGATGACACCAGCAGACATACAGATGTAATAAGTGTTTCTCTGACCTCCGTCTCTTAGGGCTGTAACAAAGCTTTGATGAAGTTAAGACTGAAGAAGACGGCGGTAGATGACATCTCTGACAGCCTGCGTCAGGCAGGGGGCAAACTGAACATTGATGAACTCCGTCAGGATCTTAAAGGGTGAGCAAAAATTTAAATCAAGCTAAAACTTTTTAATTATAGTGATATGAACGTAAAGCTCGGGTTGAATTTGCTGTTGTTTGATGCCgagtgttgtttgtttcttccttTGCTCAGAAAGGGCCACACAGATGCAGAGATTCAGGCCATATTTGCCAAGTACGATCACGATGGCGACCAGGAGCTGACGGAGCACGAGCACCAGCAAATGAGAGACGacctggagaaagagagagtgagtgatgGTGCCAGCAGCTCGTCCCTGTTTGGTTTTGGTGACGTACACGGCACGGATGctcagtgtgtttctgctcgTATGCTAGGAGGACCTGGATCTGGAACGCAATTCGCTGACTAGACCATGCAGTGGGCGGAGCTTCCCTCGCACCCAGGAAGACTCggaggaggacgacgacgaGGACAGCGGCCACAGCTCCCGTCGCCGTGGCAGCAGCTCGGGTGGCGTCTCCTATGAGGAGTTTCAAGTGTaagactttttattattatttagaatCTCTCTAGTCAACTAACTGATTAAAATACATTAGCAGCACTATCTTTATTCCCCCTTTCAGCTTTTATAGcagtatataaacatttaataaattatttataatacaCTATAAATGTAGATATATGTAGctataaagacattttacattttgtattaaagCACAGTATTTATCAACAATTATAACTGTAATACATACTTGTTTATACATCAGCTTCCACCACAGGAGCATTTGTAGTTGGTAACGAATACATTcataaacaattatttattaaataataacatttatgaTTCTAGCTGCAGTAGTTTGACATGTATGGCTCTCTGTTCCTCAGGCTGGTGAGACGCGTGGACCGGATGGAGCACTCTATCGGCAGCATCGTGTCCAAGATAGACGCTGTGATCGTGAAGCTGGAAACCATGGAGAGAGCTAAACTGAAAAGGAGGGACGTGCTGGGCCGGCTGCTGGACGGAGTGATGGAGGTGAGACACAGCAGAAACACCTTCAGTGCGATTCTGTTATCGAGAAAAGAAAGTTTCTCTGTCAGTGAGACggaatgaaagaaaatgacaatCAGCAATGTATCGCTCAAATTTAGTCCCAATATCATGCATCACAAATCTGCCCAGaggggggacacacacacacacagacacatatacacacgcacGGCTGTAAACAAACCTTCTGCTTGTCAGGACGAGCGTCTGGGACGCGACACAGACGCCCACAGGGAGCAGATGGAGAGGCTGGTGAGGGAGGAACTGGAGCGCTGGGAGTCTGACGATATGGTCTCACAGGTCAGCCACCCGCAGCCCGCCGCTGGTGCCGGCCCCCGCCCTCGTCCGTCCTCTTCTCTGTCCACCGACGGCCTCGAAGCGAGCACAAACGGGAGCGGCCATGTATGAAGCCTCGGCCCTGCTAAAGATTATTCAAGATTATTTAACTTTGGCAAGAAACTCTCGATTGGAAATTTTCCTTCAGTGGTACAAGTAACTTGAGATGTGAGACAGTTCTTGCAGGACAAAATAATTATTGAGGCTTTTTAAAATTCCTTGAGATATTACAAAGGTGGGGACCTGACCTCAGATACTTCAATGCACTGAAAGTGAGTGAGGTCGTCCTGGGAGACAGAGACATCTAAAATGTCCTGAATCTGCcctcagctgtttttttttcaagtattGGTTTGACAGGACGACGaaggaaactgaaaaagaaTGCGTGAAAGAGGCTGAAGAGCAAAAGAAGGATTTACAGAACAGTATTAAATCACAGTATTACACACAGCATTGGATGCAATACACCAGCTGTAAACATACTCAGAATACACAGCGTATGATTTTAGTATCACCTGCTTCTAATCACTGTATCCACACGTTTAAGCATTTTGTTCCTGTTGCTGATTATTTCTCCATCATTTTAACATACAATAGGTACGAGTGTGGCACACTGTGTCATATTTACTCATCTCCTGTACGTCAGTTAAGCTTCTAATTAAATAGCTTATCATTTTATGATACATATTGTAACTTGAAACAAACTTCGATTCGGAGTGCATCTAGTGTTCATGGGAAACCcatgcatttatatatatatatatatttttcctgtGCCTTACTTTTTTACTATGTATATcgttttttaatctgttatgccaaataaaaagtgttattaaaattaaaaagattgttttatttgttttgcttttctccAGTTTGGATTTTAATTATACTAAGTTCCTCGTGGATAATAACATTAGGTAAATTGAAGTaataaatatctaaaataagaattgtaaaaataagacatatttaaaaaacaatgcaaagttCATTTTAGGCCCTCGGCTACCCAGCTCAGTTACgcaaaatttattttaaatttttttaatattgggTTCAATGTAAACTACACGACAATGAAAGTATTACAAAAATGTTATGGTTCTGTAATGCCCTAATAATTATCCGTTACGATTTTTAAAATTAACTATTTAATATGTTATGAATTTGAGGGACAATACAAAGTCTGGGATTTCCCTTCCTTCATTTAACTGTATTGAGTTTTAAGGTTCTGATTTCCTTTGTAGAAAATCCTTTTCTAACCATTATTTAAACCCAGGTAAATACTTTTTGTGAACATTATCCTCTACTTCCTGTATGATGAATGTGTGGTTACAGACATACATTGGTGTTTTCACTGACTAAAATACTTCAGGTTTCACTGATTTGAAGTTTAACAGATATTATTGTGATGCTACCTAATTACATGGAGCTTAGAAATCAGTAAGACATTTTAGACCcgcaaaataaaatgtgagcaAGTTCAGTAcgtttttaaatacatttcagttttttacttaACACTTACAATGCATAAATCTCAACAGAATTActgaaagacaacaaaacactgtttaattactgcattgaataaaacatgtatagATGTTTACTTTGGAACAATAAAGAAAGTTAACACTGAAAATCTATCTGATATAATTCTACAATATCTACAATAACAAATAATGCATTTAGACTGGAGATGAATTCACTTTGGTGTAATTTGGTAAATGTGCAAAGGCTGAATATATCAACACTACTGAGATACACAAGTACTGAATAAAGGCATAGTCTGATTttcaaaacaatacaacaactgtaaatattcataaata
Protein-coding regions in this window:
- the pkd2 gene encoding polycystin-2 isoform X1; its protein translation is MSSSRVRPQQPPQSQTGRLPQRLDSSEGIEMENIQHQDPGLEGAMVTPSPPSRQAWSRDNPGFEPEDEIMEADWPQASPGRRSVSTASSSSCSSGLGSYTGGGSSPHIPRGGLYPTPTVDAQQQERHEHRSCLKQILHKIRILWGTELMEDSDSSRERYLRNVLREMLTYIAFLITICILTYGMVSANMYYYTKVMSQLFLDTPLSAGDSFTFRHISTMDDFWKFTEGPFLNSMYWEVWYNNKSLPDNHSLIYYENLLLGVPRLRQVKVRNESCSIHQDLRDEVQDCYNMYTPTNEDTSSFGPRNRTAWVYTTESEMNDSSYWGQVSKYGGGGYYQDLSRTKAESVVQLQFLKDHLWLDRGTRAVFLDFSVYNGNINLFCIARLLAEFPATGGVVTSWQFQTVRLMRYVSSWDYFVAVCEVAFCIFILYYVVEEVLEIRIHRLHYFKSLWNCLDVLILVLSVVAIIMNITRTAMVGSCLKGLLEKDSSHPSFQPLANLQVQFNNVAAVIVFFSWVKIFKFINFNKTMSQLSSTMSRCAKDLVGFAIMFFIIFLAYAQLAYLVFGTQVNDFSTFQASIFTQFRIILGDFEFSEIEEANPVLGPIYFTTFIFFIFFILMNMFLAIINDSYSEVKADMSQQRSEMEMTDLIKKGCNKALMKLRLKKTAVDDISDSLRQAGGKLNIDELRQDLKGKGHTDAEIQAIFAKYDHDGDQELTEHEHQQMRDDLEKEREDLDLERNSLTRPCSGRSFPRTQEDSEEDDDEDSGHSSRRRGSSSGGVSYEEFQVLVRRVDRMEHSIGSIVSKIDAVIVKLETMERAKLKRRDVLGRLLDGVMEDERLGRDTDAHREQMERLVREELERWESDDMVSQVSHPQPAAGAGPRPRPSSSLSTDGLEASTNGSGHV
- the pkd2 gene encoding polycystin-2 isoform X2; its protein translation is MSSSRVRPQQPPQSQTGRLPQRLDSSEGIEMENIQHQDPGLEGAMVTPSPPSRQAWSRDNPGFEPEDEIMEADWPQASPGRRSVSTASSSSCSSGLGSYTGGGSSPHIPRGGLYPTPTVDAQQQERHEHRSCLKQILHKIRILWGTELMEDSDSSRERYLRNVLREMLTYIAFLITICILTYGMVSANMYYYTKVMSQLFLDTPLSAGDSFTFRHISTMDDFWKFTEGPFLNSMYWEVWYNNKSLPDNHSLIYYENLLLGVPRLRQVKVRNESCSIHQDLRDEVQDCYNMYTPTNEDTSSFGPRNRTAWVYTTESEMNDSSYWGQVSKYGGGGYYQDLSRTKAESVVQLQFLKDHLWLDRGTRAVFLDFSVYNGNINLFCIARLLAEFPATGGVVTSWQFQTVRLMRYVSSWDYFVAVCEVAFCIFILYYVVEEVLEIRIHRLHYFKSLWNCLDVLILVLSVVAIIMNITRTAMVGSCLKGLLEKDSSHPSFQPLANLQVQFNNVAAVIVFFSWVKIFKFINFNKTMSQLSSTMSRCAKDLVGFAIMFFIIFLAYAQLAYLVFGTQVNDFSTFQASIFTQFRIILGDFEFSEIEEANPVLGPIYFTTFIFFIFFILMNMFLAIINDSYSEVKADMSQQRSEMEMTDLIKKGCNKALMKLRLKKTAVDDISDSLRQAGGKLNIDELRQDLKGKGHTDAEIQAIFAKYDHDGDQELTEHEHQQMRDDLEKERDLDLERNSLTRPCSGRSFPRTQEDSEEDDDEDSGHSSRRRGSSSGGVSYEEFQVLVRRVDRMEHSIGSIVSKIDAVIVKLETMERAKLKRRDVLGRLLDGVMEDERLGRDTDAHREQMERLVREELERWESDDMVSQVSHPQPAAGAGPRPRPSSSLSTDGLEASTNGSGHV